The following proteins are co-located in the Acidimicrobiales bacterium genome:
- a CDS encoding CRTAC1 family protein produces MPARARDGGRRLVSLARRAKRRGPSLLSQWIPAAPHRRSPFRRLPLDIASWNLFDLGVVTLDGRQHVFTANHNSRQSLIAVDDRGHFEDRMGELRLNQDTGFPGWEDDVHPPETSRPGLYLYRQANTVVVRCVALPGGGALGGSLEFLSPVTVQHSADIDQLEVTDEERAGAPARVVVRFSTSTDGRLHLAPALVGIVLRVTVDECVPLANVFVGSTMTSPTTRRFDLHARDRHGMAWADWGGHGRTGAFVARGGLRGLLEAHPGIVRDELLVDGGDGFRDVIDASGIDKQGCRARQAAWVALGDNRLLDLFVSCQAGHPRLYRQEFPGRFADATDALGLHLVSGESFVWIDVDGDGAPELLAAHGNRLVVYRRDGEGPFTRCQEVPLRNGETPVAKLAVGDHDDDGRPDVFAPSPDGNTLLVNGPGGFRAVDPSSVGLPASGGVTANWVDYDNDGLLDLHVVPGGLFRQTASGRFVRTGLLQREVPAPVVDARASWFDSSGDGRRDALIAVVPDSKREGKGFQWQTGFFRNATPAGHWLQVVLEGPEGNRPAIGARVRAGVGARTITQWVGCNEGSHFSQGEYRAYFGLGAHGVATSVEVRWPDGSVQHLRRPAGDEVVRMSYSPDQTGRPR; encoded by the coding sequence ATGCCGGCACGAGCCCGTGACGGGGGCCGGCGGCTGGTCTCGCTCGCCCGCCGGGCAAAGAGACGGGGGCCGAGCCTGCTCTCGCAATGGATTCCCGCCGCCCCGCACCGCCGATCCCCGTTCCGCCGTCTCCCCCTCGACATCGCCTCGTGGAACCTGTTCGACCTCGGGGTGGTGACCCTCGACGGCCGCCAGCACGTGTTCACGGCCAACCACAATTCGCGCCAGAGCCTCATCGCCGTCGATGACCGCGGGCACTTCGAGGACCGGATGGGCGAGCTGCGGCTCAACCAGGACACCGGGTTCCCAGGGTGGGAGGACGACGTCCACCCTCCGGAGACGAGCCGTCCTGGCCTCTACCTCTACCGGCAGGCCAACACCGTGGTGGTCCGCTGCGTCGCCCTGCCCGGGGGCGGCGCACTCGGTGGAAGCCTGGAGTTCCTCTCCCCCGTCACCGTCCAGCACAGCGCGGACATCGACCAGCTCGAGGTCACCGACGAGGAACGCGCTGGCGCGCCGGCGCGCGTCGTCGTGCGCTTCTCGACGTCGACGGACGGACGGCTGCACCTGGCACCGGCGCTGGTGGGCATCGTGCTGCGCGTGACCGTCGACGAGTGCGTGCCGTTGGCCAACGTGTTCGTCGGCTCGACCATGACGTCACCGACCACCCGGCGGTTCGACCTGCACGCCCGTGACCGCCACGGCATGGCATGGGCCGACTGGGGGGGCCACGGTCGCACCGGCGCGTTCGTCGCTCGGGGTGGGCTGCGCGGGCTGCTCGAAGCGCACCCGGGCATCGTGCGCGACGAGCTCCTCGTCGACGGCGGCGACGGCTTCCGAGACGTCATCGACGCGTCCGGCATCGACAAGCAGGGCTGCCGGGCGCGCCAGGCGGCGTGGGTCGCCCTGGGCGACAACCGGCTGCTCGACCTGTTCGTGTCGTGCCAGGCCGGTCATCCCCGGCTGTACCGCCAGGAGTTCCCCGGGCGCTTCGCTGACGCCACGGACGCCCTCGGGCTGCACCTGGTGAGTGGCGAGAGCTTCGTCTGGATCGACGTGGACGGCGACGGTGCCCCCGAGTTGCTGGCCGCCCACGGCAACCGTCTGGTTGTCTACCGTCGGGACGGCGAGGGCCCGTTCACGAGGTGCCAGGAGGTCCCACTGCGAAACGGAGAGACGCCCGTGGCCAAGCTGGCCGTCGGCGACCACGACGACGACGGGCGACCCGACGTCTTCGCCCCGTCCCCCGATGGCAACACGCTGCTGGTGAACGGGCCCGGCGGCTTCCGCGCCGTGGACCCGTCGTCGGTCGGGCTCCCGGCCTCGGGGGGCGTCACCGCCAACTGGGTGGACTACGACAACGACGGCCTCCTGGACCTCCACGTGGTGCCCGGAGGCCTGTTCCGCCAGACGGCCTCCGGGCGCTTCGTACGGACCGGTCTGCTCCAACGGGAGGTGCCGGCCCCGGTGGTCGACGCCCGCGCCTCGTGGTTCGACTCGTCGGGGGACGGCCGCCGGGACGCGCTCATCGCCGTCGTGCCCGACTCCAAGCGTGAGGGGAAGGGGTTCCAGTGGCAGACGGGCTTCTTCCGCAACGCCACACCGGCCGGGCACTGGTTGCAGGTGGTGCTCGAAGGCCCCGAGGGCAACCGCCCGGCCATCGGGGCGCGCGTGCGAGCGGGCGTGGGCGCCCGCACGATCACCCAGTGGGTCGGGTGCAACGAGGGGTCGCACTTCTCCCAGGGCGAGTACCGGGCCTACTTCGGGCTGGGAGCCCACGGCGTCGCCACCTCGGTCGAGGTGCGGTGGCCCGACGGGTCCGTGCAGCACCTGCGCCGGCCGGCGGGCGACGAGGTCGTCCGCATGAGCTACTCGCCGGACCAGACGGGCAGGCCGCGATGA
- a CDS encoding right-handed parallel beta-helix repeat-containing protein — protein MLSSRRSPFIYALVPALLLLFVPAAASAATTLVVDDDMVCEGAAFSTIQSAVDAASPGDTVKVCAGGYTETVTVDKTLVLQGAKANVDARTRVQTGESVVKGPGGGFRVQADNVAVNGFTVKDATGGPGIELSRTNTGATVSYNIIKNSVFGIYANSSGAGLTTISYNRIFGNNGAGSAGGNGIYSDQGLVGGRINHNLLEGHQNAGVLVALTSFTVNDLAIKMNSSLNNASFVAIFHGTNVKVAGNTSDDTIVEDNNAQGSSVFVGGNSSTVVVKANIIKHAAFDGVAVRAQANGVSVQGNTVKASNRDGISVTASTPGGVTVASNTVKKSQRDGITFSAETSGDTITGNTSLNNDIGLTGAVDCADASLGEGTAGTANTWTANTGVTSSPPGLCTPPA, from the coding sequence TTGCTCAGCTCACGACGGTCGCCGTTCATCTACGCGCTCGTACCGGCGCTGCTCCTCCTGTTCGTGCCGGCGGCGGCCAGCGCCGCCACCACGCTGGTGGTCGACGACGACATGGTCTGCGAGGGCGCCGCCTTCAGCACCATCCAGTCCGCCGTCGACGCGGCCTCGCCTGGCGACACCGTGAAGGTGTGTGCCGGCGGCTACACCGAGACCGTCACCGTGGACAAGACATTGGTGCTCCAGGGAGCCAAGGCCAACGTCGACGCCCGGACGAGGGTGCAGACCGGTGAGTCGGTCGTCAAGGGACCGGGCGGCGGGTTCAGGGTGCAGGCCGACAACGTGGCCGTCAACGGGTTCACGGTCAAGGACGCCACCGGCGGCCCCGGCATCGAGCTGAGCAGGACCAACACCGGCGCCACCGTCTCCTACAACATCATCAAGAACAGCGTGTTCGGCATCTACGCCAACTCCAGCGGCGCCGGGCTCACCACGATCAGCTACAACCGGATCTTCGGCAACAACGGCGCCGGTTCGGCCGGCGGCAACGGCATCTACTCCGACCAGGGCCTGGTGGGGGGCCGGATCAACCACAACCTCCTGGAGGGCCATCAGAACGCCGGCGTGCTGGTCGCCCTCACGTCGTTCACGGTCAACGACCTGGCCATCAAGATGAACAGCTCCCTGAACAACGCGTCGTTCGTCGCCATCTTCCACGGCACCAACGTCAAGGTGGCCGGGAACACGTCGGACGACACGATCGTCGAGGACAACAACGCTCAGGGCTCGTCGGTCTTCGTGGGCGGGAACAGCTCCACCGTCGTGGTCAAGGCCAACATCATCAAGCACGCCGCGTTCGACGGCGTCGCCGTGCGGGCCCAGGCCAACGGCGTGAGCGTGCAGGGCAACACGGTGAAGGCGTCGAACAGGGACGGCATCTCGGTCACCGCCTCGACGCCCGGCGGCGTCACCGTGGCGTCGAACACGGTGAAGAAGAGCCAGCGCGACGGCATCACGTTCAGCGCCGAGACCAGCGGCGACACCATCACCGGGAACACGTCGCTCAACAACGACATCGGCCTCACCGGTGCGGTCGACTGCGCCGACGCCAGCCTGGGCGAGGGCACGGCGGGCACGGCCAACACGTGGACCGCAAACACCGGCGTCACCTCCTCGCCGCCGGGCCTCTGCACCCCACCGGCGTAG